The Litchfieldia alkalitelluris genome has a window encoding:
- the spoIIIAD gene encoding stage III sporulation protein AD has product MEIIQIVGLGLVATFLALIIKEQKPTFAFMLVVFVGCVIFLFLVDQISEIIRMLERIAVNANVNMVYVETILKIIGIAYIAEFGAQITKDAGQGAIASKIELGGKILILAMAIPILTVIIETVISLIPR; this is encoded by the coding sequence ATTGAAATTATTCAAATTGTAGGATTAGGGTTAGTCGCGACCTTCCTCGCTCTGATCATCAAGGAGCAAAAGCCAACATTTGCGTTTATGCTTGTTGTTTTTGTTGGATGTGTTATTTTTCTTTTTTTAGTCGATCAAATCTCTGAAATTATTAGAATGCTTGAGCGAATAGCTGTCAATGCCAATGTGAATATGGTCTATGTAGAGACAATCTTAAAAATTATTGGGATTGCTTATATCGCAGAATTTGGTGCACAAATCACCAAAGATGCTGGACAAGGTGCGATTGCTTCAAAAATTGAATTAGGCGGTAAAATTCTCATTTTAGCAATGGCTATCCCAATCTTAACTGTCATTATTGAGACTGTAATTAGTTTAATACCAAGGTAA
- the spoIIIAB gene encoding stage III sporulation protein SpoIIIAB produces the protein MKILGAIFILAASTWIGFEISKHLNERPRQLRYLRTALKSLEAEIMYGHIPLDEAASNLSRQVPKPLSWFFDVFSKKLRSGELMVRTAWEDSMNDIWKLTAFKQGEYEILKQFGETLGQSDRVSQQKHILLALTHLEREEYDAREKQAKYEKMIKSLGFLSGLLLIILLM, from the coding sequence ATGAAAATCCTTGGTGCTATTTTTATCTTGGCTGCCTCGACATGGATTGGGTTTGAGATTTCCAAGCACTTAAATGAACGACCGCGTCAATTGCGATATTTACGAACAGCATTAAAATCACTAGAAGCCGAAATTATGTATGGTCATATACCGCTTGATGAAGCAGCTTCAAATCTTTCTCGCCAAGTACCGAAACCTTTATCGTGGTTTTTTGACGTATTTAGCAAAAAACTTCGAAGTGGAGAATTAATGGTCAGGACGGCTTGGGAAGATAGTATGAACGACATATGGAAATTAACTGCTTTTAAGCAGGGTGAATATGAGATCTTAAAGCAATTTGGCGAAACGCTTGGACAAAGTGACCGAGTTTCACAGCAAAAACATATACTTCTGGCTCTCACGCATCTAGAGCGGGAGGAATATGACGCACGGGAAAAACAAGCGAAATATGAAAAAATGATCAAAAGCTTAGGGTTTTTATCAGGGTTATTATTGATCATTTTACTGATGTAG
- the spoIIIAA gene encoding stage III sporulation protein AA → MQEIVDLLPATIAEIIRSYPPSLKEKIEEIRIRVSRPVELVVAGNPHFQSHIVTAEEGIQLLNRLSQYSIYALEEELKRGYITVQGGHRVGLAGKVITEQGKVKAIRDITSFNIRIAKQKIGIAAPVAPLLYKNKWLNTIIIGPPQTGKTTMLRDIARIISLGDELVGVPSSKVGIVDERSEIAGCVKGIPQQTLGPRVDVLDACPKAEGMMMMIRSMSPEVLVVDEIGRQEDSEAILEAVNAGVSLMITVHGEKLADLYKRPTLKPLLEIGVFERFIELTRTSGPGTIRAVLNQHGKEIHSKIERVTY, encoded by the coding sequence ATGCAAGAAATTGTCGATTTATTACCAGCAACCATTGCAGAGATTATACGAAGCTATCCTCCTTCTTTAAAGGAAAAGATTGAAGAAATAAGAATACGAGTTTCAAGGCCTGTCGAACTTGTGGTTGCAGGAAATCCGCACTTTCAGAGTCATATTGTTACTGCTGAAGAAGGAATTCAGCTGCTTAATCGCTTGAGTCAGTACTCTATTTACGCTTTAGAGGAAGAGCTTAAAAGAGGTTATATCACGGTTCAAGGCGGTCATCGTGTAGGACTAGCTGGAAAAGTAATTACAGAGCAAGGGAAGGTAAAGGCAATCAGAGATATCACTTCCTTTAATATACGGATTGCAAAACAAAAAATAGGGATTGCTGCTCCTGTTGCACCACTTTTGTATAAGAATAAGTGGTTGAATACTATTATTATTGGTCCGCCTCAAACAGGAAAGACAACCATGTTGAGGGATATTGCTAGAATCATAAGTTTAGGAGATGAGCTAGTAGGTGTTCCTTCGAGCAAGGTTGGAATTGTTGATGAGAGATCGGAAATAGCTGGGTGTGTAAAAGGAATTCCACAACAGACACTTGGGCCAAGGGTCGATGTTTTAGATGCCTGCCCAAAAGCAGAGGGCATGATGATGATGATTCGTTCGATGAGCCCAGAGGTGTTGGTCGTCGATGAGATTGGCCGACAAGAGGATAGTGAAGCGATTCTTGAAGCTGTTAATGCTGGTGTATCTTTAATGATAACTGTTCATGGAGAAAAATTAGCGGATCTTTATAAGCGTCCGACCTTGAAACCGCTGCTCGAGATAGGAGTTTTTGAGAGGTTTATTGAACTAACTCGTACAAGTGGACCAGGAACGATTAGAGCCGTCTTAAATCAGCATGGAAAAGAAATACATTCAAAAATAGAGAGAGTGACCTATTGA
- the spoIIIAC gene encoding stage III sporulation protein AC codes for MGVDVNVIFQIAGVGIVVAFLHTILDQMGKKEYAQWVTLLGFIYILFMVATIVEDLFEKIKSVFLFQG; via the coding sequence GTGGGAGTCGATGTAAATGTCATTTTTCAAATTGCTGGTGTAGGAATCGTTGTTGCATTTCTCCACACTATATTAGATCAGATGGGTAAAAAGGAATATGCCCAGTGGGTAACATTACTTGGGTTTATCTATATTTTATTTATGGTTGCGACAATCGTAGAGGATTTGTTTGAAAAAATTAAGTCGGTCTTCCTTTTTCAAGGCTAA
- the spoIIIAE gene encoding stage III sporulation protein AE: MYRKAVFFLVVSITLLFIPHVVQASPQEQSLVHEQIENLGLDEIKLYWEKVTTEYGGVLPESQKGSLVDFISGEKKLSLKEWLLGFLKYLFYECIAHGKLLSTLIMLTIFSTFLQTLQNSFEKSTVSKVAYALVYMVLIIIALNTFRMAIMYTEEAITTMTNFILALVPLLLALIASSGGLASAAFFHPLILFLMNTSGMLIQYVVLPLLFLSALLSIVSTISEHYKVTQLAQLIRNVSIGLLGAFLTIFLGVISVQGASSAVADGITIRTAKFITGNFVPVVGRMFTDATDTVISASVLLKNTVGIVGVIILLLLAAFPALKVLSLAIIYKVAAALLQPIGGGPVIACLDVISKSVIYIFAALAIVSLMFFLSITVIIAAGNLTMMVR; encoded by the coding sequence ATGTATCGCAAAGCCGTCTTTTTTTTAGTTGTATCGATCACTCTATTATTCATACCTCATGTCGTACAAGCTTCTCCCCAAGAACAGAGTCTCGTTCATGAACAAATTGAAAACCTGGGTCTTGATGAAATCAAACTATATTGGGAAAAAGTCACCACAGAATATGGGGGAGTTCTTCCAGAGAGTCAGAAAGGATCATTAGTTGACTTTATCAGTGGTGAAAAAAAGTTATCTTTAAAAGAATGGTTGCTGGGTTTTCTTAAATACCTATTTTATGAATGTATTGCCCATGGAAAGCTATTAAGCACCCTTATCATGTTAACCATTTTTAGTACGTTTTTACAAACACTTCAAAATTCCTTTGAAAAAAGTACAGTGAGCAAGGTCGCATATGCTTTAGTTTATATGGTCTTAATTATTATCGCCTTAAATACCTTTAGGATGGCGATTATGTACACTGAGGAAGCTATTACAACCATGACTAACTTCATTCTGGCACTAGTCCCATTGTTACTCGCTCTGATCGCTTCATCAGGTGGACTAGCCTCGGCCGCATTTTTTCATCCATTGATTCTGTTCTTAATGAACACGAGCGGGATGCTAATTCAATATGTTGTGTTGCCACTTTTATTTTTATCAGCACTATTAAGTATTGTTAGCACGATTAGTGAGCACTACAAAGTCACACAGCTCGCTCAGTTAATTAGAAATGTCAGTATTGGTTTACTTGGTGCATTTTTGACGATTTTCCTTGGAGTTATCTCTGTCCAGGGCGCATCCTCGGCAGTGGCAGATGGCATTACAATCCGAACAGCTAAATTTATCACAGGTAATTTTGTTCCTGTAGTAGGAAGAATGTTTACGGATGCAACGGATACAGTGATTAGTGCCTCAGTACTATTGAAAAATACGGTAGGCATAGTCGGGGTGATTATATTACTATTACTTGCTGCATTTCCTGCATTAAAGGTCTTGTCGCTTGCCATTATCTATAAGGTTGCAGCGGCACTACTCCAGCCTATTGGTGGAGGTCCGGTTATCGCTTGTTTGGATGTAATTAGTAAGAGTGTGATTTATATTTTTGCTGCACTAGCAATTGTGTCACTGATGTTTTTCTTAAGTATAACAGTCATTATAGCTGCTGGTAATCTCACTATGATGGTCAGGTGA